GCGCACCATGGAAACGCTCGGACCGGTCAAAAGCGCGCGCGTCCATCTGGCGATGCCAAAACCGACGCTGTTTGTCCGTGAACAGAAAGCCCCTTCTGCCTCAGTCACCCTGAACCTGCAACCGGGACGTGCGCTGGATGAAGGCCAAATCCAGGCCATCGTGCATATCGTCTCCAGCAGCGTTCCCGGTCTGCCGCCGGGTAACGTCACAGTGGTGGATCAGGCCGGTCGCCTGCTGACCCGTTCTGACAGCGAAGGTCGCGATCTTAACGATGCCCAGCTGAAATTCACTTCCGAAGTGGAAGCGCGTTATCAGCAACGTATTGAAGCCATCCTTAACCCGATTGTTGGTCAGGGCAACGTGCACGCGCAGGTGACGGCGCAGCTCAACTTTGACCGCAGCGAACAAACTGACGAGAAATATCAACCGAACGGTGGTCCGGATAACTCGGCAATCCGCTCACGCCAGACCAGTACCAGCCTGCAAAACGGCAGCCCGTATCCGGGTGGCGTACCGGGTGCGTTGTCCAACCAACCGGCCCCGGCGAATACCGCACCGGTGACCAACCCGCCCGCCAATAATGCTAACGGCCAGAACGCTAATGGACAGAACAACGCGGCGAATGGCAGCAGCACCAGCACCGCCCAGCAGAACAGCGGCCCGAGCAACTCGCGTCGTGACGACACGGTGAACTACGAGCTGGATCGCACCATCCGTCACACCAAAGTGAATGTCGGTGATGTGCAGCGTCTGTCGGTTGCCGTGGTGGTGAACTATCGCGCTGACGATAAAGGCAAACCTGTTGCCCTTAACGACCAGCAGATTAAGCAGATTGAAGACCTGACGCGTGAAGCGATGGGCTATTCGCAGACCCGTGGCGACAGTATCAACGTGGTGAACTCACCGTTCAACGTGACTGAACCTGCTGGTGGCGACCTGCCCTTCTGGCAACAGCAGTCGTTCTTTGATCAGCTGATGACCGCCGGTCGCTGGCTGCTGGTGGCGCTGGTTGCCTTCATCCTCTACCGCAAGCTGGTCCGTCCGCAGTTGCTGCGTAAACGTGAACAGGAACAGGCTGCCATTGAGGCCGCTGCCGCCCGCGCTGCTGCGCAGGAAGAAGAGCAGGCCTACAACGTGCAGCTCAGCAAAGATGAAGTGGATCAGGAGCGTAAATCAACTAACCGCATGAGCGCGGAAGTGTTGAGCCAGCGCATCCGCGATATGTCTGAAAACGATCCACGCGTTGTTGCGCTGGTGATCCGTGAATGGATGAGTAACGAACTATGAGTCTGACCGGTACTGAAAAAAGCGCCATTCTGATGATGACCATTGGCGAGGATCGTGCGTCTGAGGTGTTCAAACACCTCAACCAGCGCGAAGTGCAACATCTGAGTGCGGCGATGGCCAGCATGAAACAGATCTCGCACAAGCAGCTGACCGAGGTATTACGCGAGTTTGAGATGAACGCCGAGCAGTTTGCCGCGCTGAGTCTCAACTCCAATGAATACCTGCGCACGGTGCTGGTCAAGGCGCTGGGCGAAGAACGCGCCTCCAGCCTGCTGGAGGACATTCTCGAAACGCGTGAAACCACCAGCGGCATGGAAACGCTCAACTTTATGGAGCCGCAGGCCGCTGCGGACCTTATCCGCGACGAACACCCGCAGATTATCGCCACCATCCTGGTCCACCTCAAACGTGGCCAGGCGGCAGATATTCTGGCGCTGTTCGACGAGCGTCTGCGTCACGATGTGATGCTGCGTATCGCCACCTTCGGCGGCGTACAGCCAGCGGCGCTGGCAGAGCTGACCGAAGTGCTCAACAGCCTGCTGGATGGTACCAACCTCAAGCGCGCGAAGATGGGCGGCGTGAGAACCGCAGCAGAAATTATCAACCTGATGAAAACCCAGCAGGAAGAAGCGGTTATCGAAGCGGTTCGCGACTTCGATGGCGAGCTGGCGCAGAAGATCATCGACGAGATGTTCCTGTTCGAAAACTTGGTGGAAGTGGACGACCGCAGTATCCAGCGTCTGTTGCAGGAAGTGGAGTCCGAGCAGTTGCTGATCGCCCTGAAAGGTGCCGAGCAGCCGCTGCGCGAGAAGTTCCTCAAAAACATGTCCGCCCGTGCGGCCGACATCCTGCGCGACGACCTCGCCAACCGTGGCCCGGTGCGTATGTCGTCGGTGGAAAACGAACAGAAAGCCATCCTGCTGGTGGTACGCCGTTTGGCAGAAGCAGGCGAAATGGTAATTGGTGGTGGCGAGGAAACCTATGTCTGATGCCTTTTCCGCCCGTCCGTGGCAGCCCTGGCAGCCTGATGATTTAGGGCGTTCGTTCAACGCGGAACCGGAACCGTTGCCGCTGGAAGTCATCAGCGACGAAGAGCTGAGTCCCGAAGATGAGCAGCAGCAACAGCTGGAACGTCTGCAACAGCAGATGCGCAAAGAAGCTCAAACCCAGGGCTACAGTGAGGGTTACCAGAAAGGCCATGCCGAATCACAGCAGCATGGTTATGACGCTGGTTTCCAGCAGGGACTTGCCGAAGCCCAGCAGCAGCAGGCGCCTTTGCAGGCACGCATGCAGCAACTGGTGACGGAATTCCAGCACACGCTGGAATCCCTCGATAGCGTGATCGCTTCGCGTCTGATGCAGCTGGCACTGGAAGCCGCCCGTACGGTGATTGGCCAGGCGACTACGGTCGATGGCAGTGCCCTGCTGCGCCAGATCCAGCAGCTTATCCAGCAGGAACCGATGTTCAGTGGCAAACCGCAACTGCGTGTCCATCCTGATGATTTACAACGTATCGAGCAGACACTCGGTCCGACACTGGATCTGCACGGCTGGCGTCTGCTGGCCGACAGTTCCCTGCACCCCGGCGGCTGTAAGCTCAGTGCCGAGGATGGCGATCTCGATGCCAGCGTGGCAACGCGCTGGCAGGAATTGTGCCGCCTGGCGGCACCGGGAGAGTTCTGATGACCACGCGCCTCAATCGCTGGCTCGGGGCGCTGGACGCCTTCGAAGATCGTATTTCTCAGGTCCAGACCGTGCGCCGTTATGGTCGACTGATTCGTGCCACCGGCCTGGTGCTGGAAGCCACTGGCTTGCAACTGCCACTCGGCGCCACCTGTGTAATTGAACGCCACGACGGCGCGAATATTACCGAAGTGGAAAGCGAAGTGGTCGGTTTTAACGGCCAGAAACTGTTTCTGATGCCGCTGGAAGAAGTGGACGGCATCTTGCCCGGCGCCCGCGTTTATGCCCGCGTCACCGGTGATAACGCCCACAGCGGTAAACAGCTGCTGCTCGGTCCACAACTGCTGGGCCGCGTGCTCGATGGCAGCGGCAAACCTCTGGATGGCCTGCCCTCACCGGAAACCGGCTATCGCGCCCCGCTGATCACCGCCCCTTTCAACCCGTTGCAACGTACCCCAATCGAAGATGTGCTGGATACCGGTGTGCGCGCCATTAACGCCCTGCTCACCGTGGGTCGCGGCCAGCGTATGGGCCTGTTCGCCGGTTCCGGTGTCGGTAAAAGCGTGCTGCTCGGCATGATGGCGCGTTACACCAAAGCCGATGTGATTGTGGTGGGGCTGATTGGTGAACGTGGTCGCGAAGTTAAAGAGTTTATTGAAAACATTCTGGGTGCAGAAGGCCGCGCCCGTTCGGTGGTGATTGCCGCACCGGCGGATGTTTCCCCGCTGCTGCGTATGCAGGGTGCCGCCTATGCCACGCGTATCGCCGAAGATTTCCGCGATCGTGGTCAGCACGTGTTGCTGATTATGGACTCCCTCACCCGCTACGCCATGGCCCAGCGTGAAATCGCGCTGGCTATCGGTGAACCACCGGCCACCAAAGGCTATCCGCCCTCGGTATTCGCGAAACTGCCTGCGCTGGTGGAACGTGCCGGTAACGGTACCCACGGCGGCGGTTCCATCACCGCCTTCTATACCGTTCTGACCGAAGGCGACGATCAGCAGGACCCGATTGCCGATTCGGCGCGTGCCATCCTTGACGGCCATATCGTGTTATCACGCCGTCTGGCAGAAGCCGGACATTATCCGGCGATTGATATTGAAGCCTCGATCAGCCGCGCCATGACGGCGCTGATCGATGAAAACCACTACGCACGCGTGCGCCAGTTTAAGCAACTGCTCTCCAGCTTCCAGCGTAACCGCGATCTGGTGAGTGTCGGGGCTTACGCCGCAGGGAGCGATCCGATGCTGGACCGGGCCATCAAGCTCTATCCACAAATGGAAGCTTTCCTGCAACAGGGGATTTTCGAACGCAGCGACTACGACGATGCCTGCCTGCATTTACAGGCGATGTTCGGTTAACCTGGGTTTAAGGGGAATGCAATGAAAACGGCCAATGCTATTGATACATTGCGCGATCTGGCAGAACAGGACCTGGAAAAAGCGGTTATTCATCTCGGTGATATGCGCCGGGGTCAGCAACAGGCGGACGAGCAGCTGCATATGCTGCTCGATTACCAGGATGAATATCGCAACAAGCTAAATCAGGACATGTCAGGTGGCATCGCCAGTACCCGCTGGACCAACTACCACCAATTTATTCAGACGCTGGAAAAAGCCATTGAACAGCATCGTCAACAGTTGCAGCAGTGGCAAAAGCGTCTCGATCAGGCTCTCAACAACTGGCGCGAAAAGCAAAAGCGGCTCAATGCCTACCAAACGCTAATCACCCGCGCTGCCGAAAACGCTTTACGACAGGAAAACCGTCTCGACCAGAAACGGATGGATGAATACGCCCAACGGGCTGCATTGAGGAAAGGCGAATGATTACGCTGCCAACAGTGGTGACGCAAACCCCGACTGCGGGTGATGCGGACACTTCAGTTTCGACGGACATTCTGCAGGGGGTGGAAAACCTGCCGCAGGACTTCGTCACCGCGCTGGGAAATAAGCTACTCACGCTGGCACAACAACAAGGCACCAGCACGCAATCGGCTGATTCATCAGCAGAAAGCGATGAAAAATCCAGCAAAGGTGTCTCTCTGAGTACGCTGATGGAGGCACTGGACAAACCAGAGACCCTGAACGCACTTTTACAACCGGAAAATATTAAAGCCACGCTGAAATCAGCCGATGATAAGGATAAGAGTGAGGCAAGTTCGTTAAGCGCCAGCGACTTACAGAATGTTCAGGCCCTGTTCGCGATGTTGCCAGCTGCGGTGGAAAACCGAACCACGCAGACGGCCACCACCAGCGCGCTGAGTGATAGCACCAGCGATAAAAACGCCAGCCTGAATAGTACGTTACTCAATTCGCTGGCCAGCGCGGTGAAAGATGAACAGCCCGAGACAACCACGGTCACCACGCCGGTAACGGCGAAGAAAACCAGTGATGTCGCGGATGCGTTAACCGCGCAGACCAGCACCACAGCGGCCACCAGCAGCACGGCCAGTAGCAGTAGCACGAACAACACGGCCCTGACGCTGGATGAAAGTTTCCAGCAGGTGCTGAGCACGTTGGCTAAGACGGATGATAAGCGTGACCTGAGCAGCAGCAGCGACACGACCACCCCGATCACCAGCGCGCCATTAAGCAGTACCAGTACCCTGACCAGCAGCACCGCGTCGACCAGCACTACGCCATCGACCCCGATGCTTAACGCGCAACTCGGCAGTTCAGAGTGGCAGCAGGCGCTGAGTCAGCAGATTGTGATGTTCAGCCGCAATGGGCAGCAAAACGCCGAATTGCGTCTGCACCCGGAGGACCTGGGTGCAATTCAGATCAGCCTGACCCTCGATAAGGATCAGGCACAGTTAAATATGGTTTCCAGCCACAGCCATGTGAGGGCCGCGCTGGAAGCGGCTCTCCCACAGCTGAAAACGGCGCTGGCGGAGAGTGGCATCAACCTGGGACAGAGTAATGTCAGCAGCGACGCCTCCGCACAGGGCCAGAATTATCAGGGCCAGCAGGAAGGTCGCCGTGATGGACAGTACGGTAGCTTTACCCTCTCCCAGGACAGTGAAAACGAGATAACGCCTATTGCCGTCCCGGCAGCCCTCCAGGCGCGCGCGACCGGCAACGGCGCTGTCGATATCTTTGCCTGACAGCGGCTAACGCTGAAGGTAAGCGTAAAACCCGCGTCTTTTCTTCCCATTGTTTGACTTAAGACGCGGGATAATCTGTCCAGGCGAGCCGAAAGGCTTGCCCATAATTCACAGGAAGTAACTGCAAACATGTCTGATAACGCGAAAGCTAAAGGCCGCAAACGTTCAATATTAATTCCGGTGTTACTGATTGTGACGCTGGCCGCTTGCAGCGTGGCAGGCTATGCAGTCTGGCGAATGATGAATAAACACGAGGGTGATAAGCCGGAAGTGGCGAAAGTTGAGCCGCCACCCGCCCCCGTATTTTTTGCAATGGATACTTTTACGGTTAACCTGGTCAATCCTGACAACGATCCTGACCGTGTGCTGTACGTGGGCTTTACGCTGCGTCTGCCCGATGAGGATACCCGTCGTCGGCTGAATGACTACCTGCCGGAAGTGCGCAGCCGCCTGCTGTTGCTGCTGTCCCGCCAGAGCGCAAGTGCGCTGGCATCGGAGCAAGGCAAACAGGCCCTGGTTGATCAAATCAAACAGGTGCTGTCACCGCCGCTGGTAAAGGGTCAACCTCCGCAGGTGGTCAGTGACGTGCTGTTTACCGCCTTCATTTTGAGGTGATTTAATGGGCGATAGCATTCTCTCCCAGGCTGAGATTGACGCGCTGCTCAATGGCGACAGTGACAGCGCGGAAGTAGAGAAGAGTTCCACCGGGGGCGATGGTGATATTCGTCCCTATGATCCCAATACCCAGCGCCGCGTGGTACGCGAGCGTTTGCAGGCACTGGAGATCATCAATGAGCGTTTTGCCCGTCACTTTCGTATGGCGCTGTTTAACCTGTTGCGTCGCAGCCCGGATATCAGCGTTGGGGCGATCAAGATTCAGCCGTACCATGAGTTTGCACGCAACCTGCCGGTGCCGACCAACCTGAACCTGATCCACCTGAAACCGCTGCGCGGTACCGCGCTGGTGGTGTTCTCGCCGAGTCTGGTGTTTATCGCCGTGGATAACCTGTTTGGTGGCGATGGCCGCTTTCCAACCAAAGTGGAAGGCCGCGAATTTACCCATACCGAGCAGCGTGTCATCCGCCGCATGCTGAAGCTGGCGCTGGAAGGCTACAGCGACGCATGGAAAGCGATTTATCCGCTGGATGTGGAATATGTCCGTTCTGAGATGCAGGTGAAGTTCACCAATATCACCACTTCACCGAACGACATCGTGGTGAATACCCCGTTCCAGGTGGAAATTGGCAACCTGGTGGGTGAATTCAACATCTGTATTCCGTTTTCAATGATTGAGCCGCTGCGCGAGCTGCTGGTCAATCCCCCGCTGGAAAACTCCCGCCAGGAAGATAACCACTGGCGTGACAATCTGGTGAAACAGGTGCAGCACTCGGAGCTGGAGCTGATTGCCCACTTCGCGGATGTGTCGCTGCGTCTGTCGCGTATTTTGCAACTGAAACCTGGTGACGTCCTGCCCATTGAGAAGCCGGATCGCATCATCGCACACGTAGATGGCGTACCGGTGCTGACCAGCCAATATGGCACGTTAAATGGCCAGTATGCGCTGCGTGTCGAGCACCTGATTAACCCGATTTTGAATTCGCTGAATGAGGAACAGCCCAATGAGTGACAGCAAGAAACCGTCCGATGACGACATCTCCGCGGACGATCTGTGGGCTGCAGCAATGAATGAGCAGGCGGCAACCAGTGCGCCGGAGCAAAGCGATGGCGTGTTCAAATCGCTCGAAAGCGGTGCGGCCAGCGGTTCATTGCAGGACATCGATCTGATCATGGATATCCCGGTCAAACTGACTGTGGAACTGGGTCGCACCAAGATGACCATCAAAGAACTGCTGCGTCTGACCCAGGGGTCGGTGGTGGCGCTGGATGGTCTGGCCGGTGAACCGCTGGATATTCTGATCAACGGCTATCTGATTGCCCAGGGTGAAGTGGTGGTGGTCAACGACAAATACGGCGTGCGTATTACTGACATCATCACCCCATCCGAACGTATGCGTCGTCTGAGCCGCTAATAATGTTAAAAGATGCGCAAACCGGTCAGCCGGTAATCCATAGCGAACCGGTGGTTTCGACCAGTTCGGTGGTAGGCCAGGTCAGCAGCGTACTGGCGGTGATTATCCTGCTGATCCTCGTCTGCGGTTGGCTGGCACGCCGCCTCGGTTTTGCGCCGAAAACGGTCAACGGCCAGGCGCTGAAAGTCAGCGCCAGCGTCCTGGTGGGCAAGCAGGAACGCGTGGTGATTGTCGATACTGCGGATGCCCGTCTGGTACTCGGCGTGACCGCGCAGCAAATTACCCATCTGCACAGCCTGCCGCCGGTTGCGCCGGAAGAGCTTGCGGCTTCCCCGGCGCCCGCGCAGGATTTTCGTCAGCTGCTACAGACTTTAGTTAAACGCCCCGGAAAACCCCAATGATGCGTCGATTGCTTCCCCTTCTGCCGCTGCTGTTGCTGGCACCGGTTGCCCATGCGCAACTGCCAGGTCTGGTAAGCCATCCGCTGGCAAACGGCGGCCAGAGTTGGTCGCTGCCGGTGCAGACGCTGGTATTTATCACCTCCCTGTCGTTTCTTCCGGCAGTGCTGCTGATGATGACCAGCTTCACCCGCATCATTATTGTGTTTGGTTTGTTGCGCAACGCACTGGGGACGCCGTCAGCCCCGCCGAACCAGGTGCTGGTCGGACTGGCGTTGTTTCTGACCTTCTTCATCATGGCACCGACCTTCGACAAAATTTATACCGATGCTTATCTGCCGTTCAGTCAGGACAAGATCAGCATGGATGTCGCCATTGATAAAGGTGCCCAGCCGCTGCGTGACTTTATGCTGCGTCAAACCCGCGAAGCCGACCTCGCCTTGTTTGCGCGTCTGGCTAACACGCCACCGATTCAGGGGCCGGAAGCCGTGCCGATGCGCATCCTGCTGCCCGCCTATGTCACCAGCGAGCTAAAAACGGCCTTTCAGATTGGTTTCTCCGTCTTTATCCCCTTCCTGATCATCGACCTGGTGGTCGCCAGCGTGCTGATGGCGCTGGGGATGATGATGGTGCCACCGGCCTCGATTTCGCTGCCGTTCAAACTGATGCTGTTCGTGCTGGTGGATGGCTGGCAGTTGCTGGTGGGTTCACTGGCACAAAGTTTCTATTCCTGAGTGGCGTCGTTCGCCACTTTTCTCAACACAGGAGCGCAACATGACACCCGAATCGGTAATGGTAATGGGACAGGAAGCGATGCGTATCGCACTGATGATGGCCGCCCCGATGTTGCTGGTGGCGCTGGTCAGTGGTTTGTTCATCAGCGTATTGCAGGCCGCCACGCAGATTAACGAACAAACGCTGTCGTTTATCCCTAAAATTCTCGCCGTTGCCGCCACCGCCGTGATTGCTGGCCCGTGGATGCTGAATCTGATCCTGGATTACATGCGCAACCTGTTCAGCAACCTGCCCTATATCATCGGTTAATGATTACCCTCGACAGCAGCCAACTGGTCCACTGGGTCAGTCAGTTTTTCTGGCCGATGGTGCGTTTGCTGGCACTGTTTGCCAGCGCACCGGTTTTGAGTGAGAAAAGCATTCCTAACCGCGTCAAAATTGGCCTGGCGGTGCTCACCACCTGGATTTTGATGCCGCTGCTGCCATCGGTTAACGTCACGCTGTTTAGCGCTGCCGGTTTCTGGCTGCTGCTGCAGCAAATATTGATTGGTGTCGGCCTCGGTCTGACCATGCAGTTCGCCTTTGGTGCGGTGCGCATGGCAGGTGAGGTGATTGGTTTGCAGATGGGGCTGTCGTTCGCGACTTTCTTTGACCCGGCCAGTCGTCTCAATATGCCGATACTGGCGCGTATCCTTGATATGCTGGCGATGCTGTTGTTTCTGACTTTTGACGGCCATCTGTGGCTGATCTCGATGCTGGTCGATAGTTTTCACACCATGCCGATCAGCGATCACCCCCTTAACGCCAATGCCTTTATGGCGCTGGTGAAAGCAGCGGGATTAATTTTCCTTAACGGCATGATGTTAGCGCTGCCTTTGATCGTTCTGCTCCTCACGATCAACATGGCCCTGGGTTTGTTAAACCGTGTTACACCACAGTTATCAATTTTCGTGGTGGGCTTCCCGATAACCTTATCTGTGGGTATCCTCAGCCTGGGTCTGATGATGCCTCTGCTCGCCCCCTTCTGTGAACATCTCTTCAGCGAAGTCTTTGATTTGCTCGCTCAGTTCATGTCAGAACTCTCCCGGCAAGGATGATTAACGATTCTGTAGCCGTCCTTAAGTGATAGTTAAGGATTCAAAATCTATTTGTGCATTTTTCGAACCATATTTCCCAGAAATCAACTGAGGAAATTCTGATAAATGCGCATTTATGGTGAAAATTATTCTTATTAAACGACGCTTCAAGTATTTTAGTCAGACGAATCCTACGATGCCTAAGCGTGTGGATTCGTTGAGAAAATGCCCAAAAGATTGTTTTTGAACAAAAAAAATTTAACAGCGATTTTTCTTGTAAGAATTCTTTTTTTACGGCATTGTCAACACTCGCTGAAGCGTCACACTTTCGCAATTCAAATGTTTTTAAGATTTGTCCTATCAGATTTGTCTGTGACATGCGCGATAGTGACATGGCTCGCAAAAACAGTGCGATTTAAGTACTTAAGGCAACTTCCCGGCGATTCCCACTATCGCGGGGACAAGAGTGACGTTGAAGTAACACAACAAACTTCGCAGGACGGGTCAGGGAAGAGTCATTATGGCGTACGAGTCGCCAGACTGCTGAGCAGAATAAAAAAGTGTCTTTGGAAATCTCTCTCGTACCGCAAACGCGTAATTCATCGTTGATTTAAACGGATAACAAATTTGGTGAGGGTCGCTAACATGCCAACGATTATTATGGATTCATGCAACTACACACGCCTGGGATTATCGGACTATATGTCCGCAAAAGGAGTTAAAAAGAAAAATATTACTTCCGTGTCGGATATCGAGCAATTACAGCAACGCTGTGAACAGCTAAAACCCGGAGTGGTATTTATTAACGAAGAGTGTTTCATTCATGAATCCGATTCCAGTGATCGTATTCGCGGCATTATCATGCAGCACCCTGACACCTTATTTTTCATCTTCATGGCGATTTCAAACATCCATTTTGAGGAATATCTCTACGTTCGTAAGAACCTGATTATTACGTCAAAATCGATTAAAACATCGACCCTGGATTCCTTACTTGGCACTTACCTGCAAAAGAAACTCAATGCAGCGCCGCGAATTTCAGCTGGACTTGATATTCACCCTCTGACATTAAGCCAGACGGAATCGAACATGCTGAAAATGTGGATGTCAGGCCACGATACCATTCAGATTTCAGATAAGATGCAAATTAAGGCGAAAACAGTTTCGTCACATAAAGGTAATATTAAACGCAAAATTAAGACCCACAATAAACAGGTTATTTACCATGTTGTGCGTCTGACGGATAATGTTACTTCTGGCATCTATGTCAACGTGCGATAATTTCACACGGTAAAAATAAGGGCTAATCAGCGGATTAGCCCTTTTTGCGTTTTATCCGTTTTGCGATGCAGATCCCACTCTGCCATCTAATCCTTTCCCCTGCCTTGCCGATGTTAGCTTCAGCACACCTACCTAACTGAGAGCAAGGATATGAAAACAGCATCGATTGATGAGCAACATAAGCTCAGCATCTGGCAGAACCTGCGCCTGATGCCTCTTTTCAGCATGATCTTTGGTGGCATTCTGCTGCTTTTTGCCCTGTGCATTGGACTCGCCAGCTACTTTCTAATTCAAAGTAATACGTCGCTGAATGACGCCACGGATGAAATTCAAATCCGCATGGGGATTTCCAACAGTTCCAACCACTTGCGCACCGCCCGTCTGAATGTGATCCAGTCCGGCGCGGCAGCACGTATTGGTGAGATGGATGGCTACCGTGCCGATCTGGCGCGCACCGAGCAGCGCATTGAACAGGCTCGTGCTGGCTTCAAACTGTATATGGACCGGAAAACCAAAACCGCAGAAGACCTGGCGCTGGATGCACCGCTTACCGAACGCTTCAATGCCTATATCGATAAAGGACTGAAGCCGATGATCGACTCGGCGAAGCAAGGTAGCTTTGAGGGGATTATCGCGCAGGAAACCGACGTAACGCGCAAACTCGATGATGCGTATAACCAGGTTCTACTGAAGGCGATTAAGATTCGCACCGACCGCGCGGATGCGATCAACGCGGAGGCGGCGCACCAGTCACGTATCGGCTTTATCGCGATGGCTGCGGCCTTTGCCGCTGCGCTGGTGCTGGTGTTACTGACCTTCCTGTTCCTGCGCCGCGTGGTGATTAACCCCCTGCGTCAATCGGTGGCGCGTATCGAGCGCATCGCCGAGGGCGACCTGACCGCACCAGAACAGCACTGGGGCCGCAGCGAGATTGGTAGCCTGCTGCATAATCTGCAACTGATGCAGGCCTCGCTGGTGCGTACGGTAGGCACCGTGCGTGAAGGCGCGGTGGCGATTTATCAGGGGTCCAGTGAAATCTCCGCCGGTAATACCGACCTCTCCTCACGTACTGAAGAACAGGCTTCTGCGCTGGAGCAAACGGCGGCCAGCATGGAACAACTGACGGCCACGGTGAAGCAGAACGCAGAAAACGCCCATCATGCCAGCCAGCTGGCGGCGGATGCTTCCGGCAAAGCGCGCAGCGGTGGTGAGCTGGTGAACGGCGTGGTGAAAACCATGAACAATATTTCCGGTAGCTCGAAGAAAATTGCTGAGATTACCAATGTGATCAACAGCATCGCCTTCCAGACCAACATTCTGGCACTGAACGCGGCGGTTGAAGCTGCGCGAGCCGGTGAACAGGGGCGCGGTTTTGCCGTGGTCGCCAGTGAAGTGCGCAGCCTGGCACAGCGCAGCGCCCAGGCGGCGAAAGAGATTGAGTCGCTGATTGGCGAGTCGGTTGACCTAATCAGCAATGGCTCCAGTCAGGTGGGCGCGGCGGGTGCCACCATGAGCGAGATTGTTGAGGCGGTACGTCGGGTGACCGATATCATGGCGGAAATTGCCGCCGCTTCAGATGAGCAGAGCCGTGGCATCCAGCAGGTTAGCCTGGCGGTCACTGAGATGGACAATGTGACGCAACAGAACGCCTCGCTGGTGGAAGAAGCCTCTTCGGCGGCGGCATCGCTGGAAGATCAGGCGGGCAAACTGACGCAGGCCGTAGCGGCATTCCGTTTAAATGACAGTCCGGGATTGCTGGTGCCTACATCACCTGTGCAACCCATGGCAAAAACGTTTAACCCACGTCCGGCACTGGCGGCAACCAGTAACGATAACTGGGAAACGTTTTAATGAGTTGCAGGCCGCAGCGCTACCGATAAACCCCGCGCAATAAATTGCGCCGCTACAACCCAGTGCGATATTGGGTAGCGGCGCGATTTATCGCGCAATCCACGGCTACGGGTGAAACCCTGTTATTCCTCTGCGAAGGGTTCGACAAATATCCCTTCCGCATGATCGCTTTCATTAAAGAACCAAATACCCAGCGGATAATCCTCCAGCGCCACCAGATACATCACCCCTTCATTAAAGGGTTCCACCGCCAGGATTGTCCCGCTACGGCGTGGACCGCCGTCTGTCTTT
This genomic stretch from Pantoea cypripedii harbors:
- the fliF gene encoding flagellar basal-body MS-ring/collar protein FliF, which produces MNASAAATQDTTKKGFSDLIARLRANPRIPLIIAAAAAIAVVFALVLWAKTPDYRVLYSNLSDEDGGAIVTQLTQMNIPYQFSETGGALMVPAEKVHELRLRLAEQGLPKGGSVGFELMDKEKFGISQFSEQVNYQRALEGELARTMETLGPVKSARVHLAMPKPTLFVREQKAPSASVTLNLQPGRALDEGQIQAIVHIVSSSVPGLPPGNVTVVDQAGRLLTRSDSEGRDLNDAQLKFTSEVEARYQQRIEAILNPIVGQGNVHAQVTAQLNFDRSEQTDEKYQPNGGPDNSAIRSRQTSTSLQNGSPYPGGVPGALSNQPAPANTAPVTNPPANNANGQNANGQNNAANGSSTSTAQQNSGPSNSRRDDTVNYELDRTIRHTKVNVGDVQRLSVAVVVNYRADDKGKPVALNDQQIKQIEDLTREAMGYSQTRGDSINVVNSPFNVTEPAGGDLPFWQQQSFFDQLMTAGRWLLVALVAFILYRKLVRPQLLRKREQEQAAIEAAAARAAAQEEEQAYNVQLSKDEVDQERKSTNRMSAEVLSQRIRDMSENDPRVVALVIREWMSNEL
- the fliG gene encoding flagellar motor switch protein FliG, producing MSLTGTEKSAILMMTIGEDRASEVFKHLNQREVQHLSAAMASMKQISHKQLTEVLREFEMNAEQFAALSLNSNEYLRTVLVKALGEERASSLLEDILETRETTSGMETLNFMEPQAAADLIRDEHPQIIATILVHLKRGQAADILALFDERLRHDVMLRIATFGGVQPAALAELTEVLNSLLDGTNLKRAKMGGVRTAAEIINLMKTQQEEAVIEAVRDFDGELAQKIIDEMFLFENLVEVDDRSIQRLLQEVESEQLLIALKGAEQPLREKFLKNMSARAADILRDDLANRGPVRMSSVENEQKAILLVVRRLAEAGEMVIGGGEETYV
- the fliI gene encoding flagellar protein export ATPase FliI — encoded protein: MTTRLNRWLGALDAFEDRISQVQTVRRYGRLIRATGLVLEATGLQLPLGATCVIERHDGANITEVESEVVGFNGQKLFLMPLEEVDGILPGARVYARVTGDNAHSGKQLLLGPQLLGRVLDGSGKPLDGLPSPETGYRAPLITAPFNPLQRTPIEDVLDTGVRAINALLTVGRGQRMGLFAGSGVGKSVLLGMMARYTKADVIVVGLIGERGREVKEFIENILGAEGRARSVVIAAPADVSPLLRMQGAAYATRIAEDFRDRGQHVLLIMDSLTRYAMAQREIALAIGEPPATKGYPPSVFAKLPALVERAGNGTHGGGSITAFYTVLTEGDDQQDPIADSARAILDGHIVLSRRLAEAGHYPAIDIEASISRAMTALIDENHYARVRQFKQLLSSFQRNRDLVSVGAYAAGSDPMLDRAIKLYPQMEAFLQQGIFERSDYDDACLHLQAMFG
- the fliH gene encoding flagellar assembly protein FliH, whose product is MSDAFSARPWQPWQPDDLGRSFNAEPEPLPLEVISDEELSPEDEQQQQLERLQQQMRKEAQTQGYSEGYQKGHAESQQHGYDAGFQQGLAEAQQQQAPLQARMQQLVTEFQHTLESLDSVIASRLMQLALEAARTVIGQATTVDGSALLRQIQQLIQQEPMFSGKPQLRVHPDDLQRIEQTLGPTLDLHGWRLLADSSLHPGGCKLSAEDGDLDASVATRWQELCRLAAPGEF
- the fliJ gene encoding flagellar export protein FliJ; its protein translation is MKTANAIDTLRDLAEQDLEKAVIHLGDMRRGQQQADEQLHMLLDYQDEYRNKLNQDMSGGIASTRWTNYHQFIQTLEKAIEQHRQQLQQWQKRLDQALNNWREKQKRLNAYQTLITRAAENALRQENRLDQKRMDEYAQRAALRKGE